From Gigantopelta aegis isolate Gae_Host unplaced genomic scaffold, Gae_host_genome ctg2350_pilon_pilon, whole genome shotgun sequence, one genomic window encodes:
- the LOC121391408 gene encoding heat shock 70 kDa protein 4L-like: MSKKDIDEFFEKEDQNVFLSLLNATEEWLYDEGEDQPKKVYVESLTELKKYGDPVLEREKEYLHRDTTFNELGQTIVRFEKFLLEHEAGDEKYDHLEESDIEKVKEAVAKKREWMETKMQAQQATLLTDDPIVKVSEIRMTTEVSCYYFIDHIK; this comes from the exons ATGAGTAAGAAGGATATTGACGAGTTCTTTGAGAAAGAA GATCAAAATGTCTTTTTATCTCTTCTTAATGCTACTGAAGAATGGCTCTATGATGAAGGTGAAGATCAACCTAAGAAAGTGTATGTGGAAAGTTTGACAGAATTGAAGAAATATGGTGATCCAGtactagagagagagaaggaataCTTACATCGTGACACTACCTTTAATGAATTAGGTCAAACAATTGTTCGATTTGAAAAGTTCCTATTGGAACATGAAGCTGGG GATGAAAAATATGATCATCTTGAAGAGTCTGATATTGAGAAAGTAAAAGAGGCTGTTGCTAAGAAACGAGAGTGGATGGAAACGAAAATGCAAGCTCAACAAGCCACACTCCTTACAGATGATCCAATTGTCAAAGTATCAGAAATAAGAATGACCACAGAAGTGAGTTGTTACTATTTTATTGATcatattaaatga
- the LOC121391409 gene encoding LOW QUALITY PROTEIN: arginine--tRNA ligase, cytoplasmic-like (The sequence of the model RefSeq protein was modified relative to this genomic sequence to represent the inferred CDS: inserted 7 bases in 6 codons): MDESADVEAIGRNISPQDIAQTIVKQLPSFPPIVDKCEVAGPGFINVYLKSTFISELISDILVKGIRPPPVERKLRVVVDFSSPNVAKEMHVGHYDQQXIGETICRLLEFAGHDVLRLNHVGDWGTQFGMLIAHLKDKFPDYATVSPPIEDLQTLYKESKMRFDEDEEFKKRAYSHVVQLQMXDPEVRQAWTLICDVSRREFDRIYERLXSTITERGESFYQPLMSGLVEDLTNKGLLAVEDGRTVMYVPAXSVPLTIVKSDGGFTYDTSDMTALRHRIETEKGDWLIYVVDSGQGSHFSTIFEGGRLAGYVPDSVRLDHVGFGVVXGEDKKKFKTRSGDTVRLKDLLDEGLERSLARLKXKERDKVLTVEELTAAQTSVAYSCIKYADLSHTRTNDYIFSFDKMLDDRGNTAVYLLYAYTRIRSIIRVSGVSVSDLKEAAVTTPIDLSHEKELKLAKCIVRFPEVLADVMTNLYPHTLCDYLYELCTTMTEFYDACYCVEKDTETGAVIRVDMSRILLCEATRMVLYQAFYILGIDPVERM, translated from the exons ATGTTGAAGCAATCGGGAGGAATATATCTCCACAAGATATTGCACAGACTATAGTAAAACAACTTCCTTCCTTTCCACCAATAGTAGATAAA TGTGAGGTAGCTGGGCCTGGTTTTATCAATGTGTATTTGAAAAGTACTTTTATATCAGAGTTGATATCTGATATTCTAGTAAAGGGGATACGCCCACCTCCTGTTGAACGTAAATTAAGAGTAGTTGTCGACTTTTCTTCTCCTAATGTTGCCAAGGAGATGCATGTTGGTCATTACGATCAACA TATAGGAGAAACAATATGTCGACTATTGGAATTTGCAGGTCATGATGTATTGAG GCTCAATCATGTTGGTGACTGGGGAACCCAGTTTGGAATGTTAATTGCTCATTTGAAGGACAAGTTTCCAGACTATGCTACAGTATCTCCACCCATAGAAGATCTCCAGACACTTTATAAG gAGTCAAAGATGAGATTTGATGAAGATGAAGAGTTTAAGAAAAGAGCTTATTCTCATGTAGTTCAGTTACAAA GTGATCCTGAAGTTAGGCAAGCATGGACATTAATATGTGATGTGTCACGTCGAG AGTTTGATAGAATATACGAACGTC GTTCAACAATAACAGAAAGAGGAGAGTCATTTTATCAACCTTTGATGTCAGGTTTAGTAGAAGATTTAACTAACAAGG GTTTATTAGCTGTTGAAGATGGCCGTACTGTGATGTATGTACCAG AGTCCGTTCCACTGACTATAGTAAAATCTGATGGTGGTTTTACATATGATACTTCTGATATGACAGCATTACGTCATCGTATTGAAACTGAAAAAGGAGACTGGTTAATATATGTAGTGGACTCTGGCCAA GGGTCACATTTTAGTACTATTTTTGAAGGAGGTAGATTAGCTGGTTATGTTCCAGATTCCGTACGTCTTGATCACGTGGGATTTGGTGTTG CTGGAGAAGATAA AAAGAAATTTAAGACCAGATCTGGCGATACAGTAAGATTAAAGGACTTGTTAGATGAAGGTTTAGAAAGATCTTTAGCTCGACTTA AAAAGGAACGAGACAAA GTATTAACTGTTGAAGAATTGACAGCTGCACAGACTTCAGTAGCTTATAGTTGTATTAAATATGCAGATTTATCACACACAAGAACTAATGATTATATCTTCTCATTTGACAAG ATGTTAGATGATCGAGGTAACACTGCTGTTTACTTGCTGTATGCCTACACACGTATCAG GTCCATTATTCGTGTGTCTGGAGTAAGTGTTAGTGATCTCAAAGAAGCAGCAGTAACCACACCCATTGATCTGTCACACGAGAAAGAGTTAAAATTAGCCAAGTGTATTGTTCGATTCCCTGAAGTGTTAGCTGATGTGATGACAAACCTCTATCCACATACTCTTTGTGACTACTTATATGAGTTATGTACAACAATGACTGAGTTTTATGATGCTTGTTATTGCGTGGAAAAAGACACAGAGACAGGAGCTGTTATTAGAGTTGACATGAGTCGTATACTTTTGTGTGAAGCAACAAGAATGGTTCTATATCAAGCATTTTATATACTGGGTATAGATCCTGTTGAAAGAATGTAG
- the LOC121391407 gene encoding LOW QUALITY PROTEIN: heat shock 70 kDa protein 4-like (The sequence of the model RefSeq protein was modified relative to this genomic sequence to represent the inferred CDS: inserted 2 bases in 2 codons; deleted 2 bases in 2 codons; substituted 1 base at 1 genomic stop codon), producing the protein MSVVGIDLGYQSCYVAIARHGGVEVITNEYSERSSPSLVGFSXKSSMMSTSAKTKAVTNYKNTVAGFKHIGRKYSDPIVQHELTQQHYKVEQLPGDNIGIKVNYLNEETAFSPEQITSIMLTYLKSISEKALGKPVHDCVVSVPSYFTDAQRRAVLDASKIAGLNCLRLLNETTAVALAYGIYKQDLLRRKRNLVMLCCXYGNHALQVSVCAFNKGKLKVLSKAFDPMLGGRDFDQRLLKHFAEEFKKKYKIDTLSYSRQTLRLTSECEKLRKLMSANATPIPINIECLMDDKDVSGRMKRDEFQELCKDLLDRIKAPLNVALKKAGLKPSDIYAVEIVGGCTRIPAVKEIISNFFQREVSTTINQDEAVARGCALQCAILSPTFKVRDFAIQDIQPFPIQLLWNINNEPGLVTEMVVFNEGDQIYHSKVLTFXRKEPFQLTAQYHDPKNLPYPDPHIGNKFIIKNVKPTDEGESSKVKVKVRLSINGVFFIKSATLVEKQTQTNNSEPIPDNSETPPESLDTQSKPNPEETQPRLQNLRLSLRLQSTEFD; encoded by the exons ATGAGTGTGGTTGGTATTGACTTAGGTTATCAGTCTTGTTACGTTGCTATAGCTCGACATGGCGGTGTGGAAGTTATTACTAATGAATATAGTGAAAGGAGTTCACC TTCATTGGTTGGTTTCT TCAAATCAAGTATGATGAGTACATCTGCTAAGACAAAGGCTGTTACAAATTATAAGAATACAGTAGCAGGTTTT AAGCACATTGGTCGCAAATACTCTGATCCTATTGTCCAACATGAACTAACTCAACAACATTATAAAGTGGAGCAGTTACCAGGAGATAATATTGGTATCAAG GTGAACTACCTCAATGAAGAAACAGCTTTCTCTCCTGAACAA ATTACCAGCATAATGTTAACTTATCTTAAAAGCATTTCTGAAAAAGCCCTTGGAAAACCTGTTCATGATTGTGTTGTATCA GTGCCATCATATTTTACTGATGCTCAAAGGAGAGCTGTTTTAGATGCTAGTAAAATTGCTGGTTTAAATTGTCTTAGATTACTAAATGAAACTACTGCAG TTGCTTTAGCCTATGGTATTTATAAACAAGATCTTCTGAGGAGAAAGAGAAATCTCGTAATGTTGTGTTGTTGATATGGGAATCATGCATTACAAGTCAGTGTGTGTGCCTTCAATAAAGGGAAACTAAAA GTGTTGTCTAAAGCCTTTGATCCAATGCTTGGAGGTCGTGATTTTGATCAGCgacttttgaaacattttgctGAGGAGTTTAAAAAGAAGTATAAAATTGATACACTATCCTATTCAAGACAAACACTACGTCTCACATCTGAATGTGAAAAATTACGTAAATTAATGAGTGCTAATGCCACACCCATTCCAATTAATATTGAATGTTTGATGGATGACAAAGATGTTTCAGGACGAATGAAAAG GGATGAATTTCAAGAGTTGTGTAAAGATTTATTGGATCGAATTAAAGCACCTTTAAATGTAGCTCTTAAGAAAGCAG GGCTCAAACCTAGTGACATTTATGCTGTTGAAATAGTTGGAGGATGTACTCGTATTCCTGCAGTGAAAGAAATTATCAGCAATTTCTTCCAAAGAGAAGTTAGTACAACAATTAATCAAGATGAGGCTGTGGCCAGAGGATGTGCTCTACAG tgTGCTATACTATCACCAACGTTTAAAGTTCGAGACTTTGCTATTCAAGATATTCAACCATTTCCTATACAGTTATTATGGAACATTAATAATGAACCAGGGTTAGTCAC AGAGATGGTAGTTTTCAATGAAGGAGATCAAATATATCATTCTAAAGTGTTGACAT TTCGAAAGGAACCTTTTCAACTGACAGCTCAATATCATGATCCTAAAAATTTACCTTATCCTGATCCTCATATTGGTAA TAAGTTTATTATCAAAAATGTTAAACCCACTGATGAAGGAGAGTCCTCAAAAGTCAAAGTTAAAGTGAGGCTTAGTATTAATGGAGTATTCTTCATCAAGTCAGCTACACTTGTAGAAAAACAG ACTCAAACTAACAACTCTGAACCCATACCTGACAATTCAGAGACACCACCAGAATCTTTAGATACCCAGTCTAAACCTAATCCTGAGGAGACTCAGCCGAGACTACAGAATCTCAGACTCAGCCTGAGACTACAGAGCACAGAATTCGACTGA